The Salvelinus namaycush isolate Seneca chromosome 5, SaNama_1.0, whole genome shotgun sequence genome segment ttgttgtgagtggctggcggaggggcttggtgtgtgtgtgtaaacacagAGGAAGATGCGAAGCGAGAGGTTTCGCTCTGTCCAAAATCAGCCCAATGCGTTACTATGGGCTTATTTTAGACATAAGCTTGTCACATGCCTTCCCGCCCTTGGGACGATTCCCATTGTTAGGGAGCAGACATGAgaatctcgtcattatatacagatctctggtgtaaatgggaaggtgcacacagCACAGGAGCAAAAGAGACGGAAAAAAAGAAGAAGACACGAGTAGCCTACAAAAAAATAGATTCTTGCGATGCAGGCATTTAGAAGATTGCGCAAGAACATCAATTtgatatatcgcccagccctacaccCACCCCAATGTGTCAGAATGGTAGCTGTAGGCCAAAACTAACCAGCTggaactctctctcctcctcggTCATCTCTGGTTCGCTCTGGTCCTCCAGGGGAGGTGACGGGCTCCTGCTGGCCAGCTCCTGCTTCCTGGTCAGGACCCGGTCCtcatcttccctctcctcttcatcaCCCTCTTCATCATCACTATCCTATTACAGGGGAGGTAAAGGGGTGGTAGGTCAGATATACAAAGACACGACAACAGGACCTCCTGAAAGTTCACCAGTGTCACAGTTTTACAGGAATATAATGAAATTATTTTGGGGATTTTTAAACTCATTATTCATAAGGTTAATGGGATTCATGACGCCATGGAAACAAAAAGGTTGATGCTTACAAATTTACTCTTGCGGGGTAAACGAGGCCCATCGCCTCCCTCGTCCACTGTGTCGCTCTCTTTGTCTTCATCTTTAGCCATTTCGGCACGCTGTTTCTCCATGCGCTCCTTCTCCAGCttcttctgtttctctctgtccatcttcTCCAAGCCCTCTCGGATCCAGGCCGGCAGGGTGCGCCTCTTCACCGCATCTGAGAGGAGAGCCAGGTCATTGGatgatgtgtgtgcgtgtctgttttCCTGCGTGCCTGGGAAAGCTAATTAAAAAAAGTAGAGAGCAACACTGAGATACAACATTTTGGATGGTGTGGGTATGAACGGCAAGAGAGTTGAAGCAACCCTGTGCCTCTGTTACAGCAGTAAGTGTCCAAGGATGAAATCCTGATCACCACCCATTTAATGAGGACGTTTTTGTACCAAAGTGTTGGTGAAGATGCTCACCGAGGGCAGCAGCAGGAGCATCTTGTTTGAGGATCTGGATGGGGGATCTCTGGCGGTCCCTAAATCCTGGGGGCCTGTCCCGTCTGTTCTGTGGGGGACCCTGCTGCCAGTATGGCGGGTGGAACCCTGTGGGAGTGGGGCCGTAGGTGGCAGCCGCCCCGTGCTACAGAGAGCGAGACAATGAGAAATGAGGACCATCCAAACTAGTTGAATGACAGAGCAGCCATGGAACTCTACTgtaagtgtgtggtgtgtgtacctGATAATCAAACTGGTTTATGGCCATTGGGGTCATGGCGTAGTTGTCGGGCTGACCCCCGAAGCCGTGGCTGTTCTGGGGGAAGACCCTGTGGTGGCCTTCAGAGAACTCCAGACTGTCCTGGCTGTTGCTGTCCTCAGAGGGAGCCACCACATCCATAGGTCCAGTCCCCATGGGTCCTGTTCCTGGGGGGATCCATGCCTGGTCtatgggaggaggagggggctgACCGTGCATCCCCCATTCTGTAAACAACACAAGTGCATTGTTATTGTTCATTAAGATCTCtctaactttttagggatagggggcagcattttcactttggaagaatagcgtgcccaaattgaactgcctcctactctgtcccagatgctaatatatgcatattattattactattggatagaaaacactctgaagtttctaaaactgtttgaattatgtctgtgagtataacataactcatatggcaggcaaacttccaaacaggaagtggaaattctgaggctggtcgatattcaactcatcgcctgttcaaatccctgtaagatatggatctgtttgcacttcctatgccttccactagatgtcaacagtctgtagaacgttgaatgaagtttatgctgtgttgtgaggccggatgagaggggaatgagtcagtggtctggcagattgccagttcctggtcacacgttttcctcatgatatcgtctTGCactccataacttctacagacacgaaggaatgctccggttggaacgttattggatatatatgataccaacatcctgaagattgattctctacttagtttgacaagtttattcgacctgtgatATAACTTGAAGTTTTCTTCCGACGTTATGCGGGacttgcacgagcgtttggaaatgtgtactaaacgcgctagcaaaagtagctacttggacataaataattgacattatcgaacaaaacaacaatttattgtggaactaggattcctgggagtgcattctgatgaagatcatcaaaggtaagggaatatttatgatgtaatttcgtatttctgttgactccaacatggcagattattgcatggtgtgctttttccgtaaagtttgcattaagaacaagtgtatctttaattctatgtaaaaacatgtatctttcatcaaagtttatgatgagtatttctgttatttgatgtggctctctgcaatttctccagatattttggaggcatttctgaacatttctgatgtttatctttcatttgctgtattgtgtgaaagttacatatgtgtgaaagttacatatttcaaaaaaatatttttgaatttcccgcgctgccttttcagcggaatgttgtgggggggttccgctagcggaacgtgtgtcctagaaaggttaagccCACCAAAAGGCTTGTGTTACAAGAGACCATTCAAAAATCAAAACGTACACTTGCAGTCAAGCTATTCTAACATTAAACTACTGGACTGCAGGGGAACTAAGTTGATTGGGGCACAGCTATGTTAATGTGGTGGATGTGAAATTCGCCCATGACATGTTTGTTGGAGTACATCGGTAACGTCACACCATCCCTGAGATATAAAGACAAATTATGTACAGACTGAGCATAGCAAGCATGATGGTTTTGCAACGTGAGAAAACAGATCACGGACATAAGCCTTGCATATTCTCCATCCCCAGAAAATTATGTTTAGAGTTTACCAGGTTGCCACATTCTGCCAAAATTGGTGTCACCCTGGAAGGAGCCATGGTTATTGGGCATCACAGGATCCATGCCAGGGATGTCCTGTCCATTAGGATGAATGTTCTGCTGGTCCACTGTAGGGCCTGTAGACTCTTTCTGAGCAATCCAGGCCTGGGCCAGTGCTGCCCAGTCCACTTGGCCTGCACAACACAGAAAGACAAGAGAAGCATTGCTTGGGGTGTCATTTTGTAAAATTGTAAATAATGCAATGATTGAGCTGTCATTCTGCATGGTCAAAGCAATGTTACACCAATCCAATCTTGGATCATTTCCACTTGAACAGAGCTCCATGCATACAGGTGATGTCACCCACTTGGATCTTGCTGGTGCTGGAAGGACTGCATCCACTGCTGCTGGTTCATTGGCCATTGTGGCCAGGGCTGTCCACCCTGGTCCCACATCTCTCACCCTGTAGTTCCTACGCCTGGAGCCTGCCTATGTGGGACAGAAGCATGATATGACAGTATTGTGAGTGAATAATGATATTCTCAATGTGAACTGTAATTATCATGATGAATAGCCgcggtaggacgtcattgtaaaataagaatttgttcttaactgacttgtctagttaaataaatataaataagtGTTAGCAAGCTAGTTATGTAGCCAGCGGTTGTTTAGAAATCAGAACGGCTAGAAATGGCTTCGGATCAAACAAGTAACGTTTGTTTGATATCGATGCAGATGCTTTTTGTTGACAGTACAGAAACCAGCTAATAAAAAAGCTAAGCTAAATTGCTAACCTTGATAGCTAATTGAGATCTGCGTAATTGTGGCTAGCTAGTGGGAGTTAGGGACATGAATGTTCGTTAGCTAAGTTAGCTCAGCTGGCTATGGATGTTTGCTGGGTGGTGCTAGCTAGCGAACGTTTGCACTTCATGCtacaaatgtatttaatttacATTGCATGCACTTAATTTGTGATATCTATTTAGATAAAATTATATAACGTGAGCATGTTTATCTAAAGTATTGTGCATTACTCGTCTGCTTCTTCAGTCAATATTTTCCAAATTCCCCGGGCTCAGTGCGAAATtaaactggctaacgttagccagctaacaCTTAGCTAGCGTCAGCGTGCTTGTTTTCAAGATTTAGGTTGGAAAGTAAAAACATTGCTAGCTATAGTTTGGAATAATGCTTCAAAGGACAGCAGCTAACATCATCTACTATAGCATCAGGAGAATGGACACAAACTAAACATCATAACACGCTTGAGCGATTCCCACCTCTCGAACTTGGTTCTTCTTCACCGTCGAGCACTCAAAATGGCTACGACCTGGAAGTAGTCTGGCTGACAGCCACAGAGGCAACCCTCGTCACAAACCATTGTGGGCTCTATGGGGCCAAAAGTAGGCCTACTGATAGTAAATTAGGGCCAAATATCAtattggaccgatttacaagttttctctctgaaaaatgtagttcatttaatctgattgtcataaggttccatgactttgtccacacaggacatctgaacacacacaatcaaatttgatgattttcattacattttgagtgttttatttaacttttgtagacctgtggtgttcccggtcaaaaatgaccggtcattagaaattaatgggtgagactacaattagtgtataaaattgagttcaggctcatgcccattcatcagatggacacacttcctctcccagacccccacaagcatgtgtgtttgagcacacatacacctcactccccttcttggcttccatggcaacccccacaggaacctttcccccataggaaccacacctgttggcattctctcaaactaTTGCAACATtaattcaataatatatagaacttttctagcaactctggtatataaagcttttttgaggccttgctcacaattcattctgtggcagcacaatgaccaaacgaggctcttgatcatatctttgatcatgacactagtgaggaggagagagtccttgttaaactttgacaaaaagtagtctgtgataaatagaacaatatgtttcatctgagtatttgttattgtcaaaataatccatacattatgctttttttactcaaacgagttgtatgagctcaggtcaatgaggccttaCAGGCCATAAACAGCAAATataagttcaaaacttgtaatgttcacaagaacttaagttgagaAAAAGATCGAACACAActttaggtgataatatatgtattgttatggatttataatcagctataatggggtggtgattttggaccgggaacacagaaataattaacatgaaacgaacacaacaggagggttaaaacAATTCTGCAGAAATGATGTAATGTCATTCTTCTGATAAATTGTTACTTGGAAATAGCCTGTAATATGTGTCACAAATTTGATTTAGTAGAGTAATTGTAAATATTTTAAAGTGAATGTTTTTATGAAATTGAATTTGTCTGACCACAGTTGTGCTGGtcttaggctgtgtttacacctgaacagctaatcgaagggctacccagacccctcttttacactgcggctactctttgtttattatctatgcatagtcactttaactctacctacatgtacatttaaAGTCAGaagtacacttaggttggagtcattaaaactggtttttcaaccactccacaaatttcttgttaacaaactatagttttggcaagtcagttaggacatctactttgtgcatgacgcaagtaatatttccaacaattgtttacagacagattatttcacttataattcactgcatcacaattccagtgggtcagaagtttacatacactaagttgactgtgcctttaaacagcttggaaaattccagaaaaggatgtcatggctttagaagcttctgataggctaattgacataatttgagtcaattggaggtgtacttgttcATGTATTtccaggcctaccttcaaactcagctcctctttgcttggcatcatgggaaaattaaaagaaatcagccaagacctcagaaaaagaattgtagacctccacaagtctggttcatccttgggagcaatttccaaacacctgaaggtaccacgttcatctgtacaaacaatagtacgcaagtataaacaccatgggactacgcagccgtcataccgctcaggaaggagatgcgttctgtctcctagagatgaacgtactttggtgcgaaaagtgcaaatcaatcccataacaacagcaaaggaccttgtgaagatgctggaggaaaccggtacgaaagtatttatatccacagtaaaacgagtcctatattgacgtaacctgaaaggctagcataaaaaagccagactacggtttgcaactgcacatggggacaaagatcgtactttatggcgaaatgtcctctggtctgatgaaacaaaaatagaactgtttggccataattaccatcgttatgtttggaggaaaaagggggaggcttgcaagccaaagaacaccatcctaaccgtgaagcacgggggtggcagcatcatgttgtgggggtgctttgctgcaggagggactggtgcacttcacaaaatagatggcatcatgaggagggaacattttgtgtatatattgaagcaacatctcaagacatcagtcaggaagttgaagcttggtagcaaatgggtctaccaaatgaacaatgaccgcaagcatacttccaaagttgtggcaaaatagcttaaggacatcaaagtcaaggtattggagtggccatcacaaagccctgacctcaatcctatagaaaatgtgtgggcaaaactgaaaaagcatgtgcgagcaaggaggcctataaccatgactcagttacaccagctctgtcaggaggaatgggccaaaattcacccaacttattgtgggaagcttgtggaaggctacccgaaacgtttgacccaagttaaacaatttaaaggccatgctaccaaatacaaattgagtgtatg includes the following:
- the LOC120048262 gene encoding arginine/serine-rich protein PNISR-like isoform X4 → MWDQGGQPWPQWPMNQQQWMQSFQHQQDPSQVDWAALAQAWIAQKESTGPTVDQQNIHPNGQDIPGMDPVMPNNHGSFQGDTNFGRMWQPEWGMHGQPPPPPIDQAWIPPGTGPMGTGPMDVVAPSEDSNSQDSLEFSEGHHRVFPQNSHGFGGQPDNYAMTPMAINQFDYQHGAAATYGPTPTGFHPPYWQQGPPQNRRDRPPGFRDRQRSPIQILKQDAPAAALAFPGTQENRHAHTSSNDLALLSDAVKRRTLPAWIREGLEKMDREKQKKLEKERMEKQRAEMAKDEDKESDTVDEGGDGPRLPRKSKFDSDDEEGDEEEREDEDRVLTRKQELASRSPSPPLEDQSEPEMTEEEREFQLMIVTKTLLTEILLEVTNEEIQTVAKETHRKATKAPAKQLAQSSALTSLIGIGEFPLFSSRRGG
- the LOC120048262 gene encoding arginine/serine-rich protein PNISR-like isoform X5, yielding MWDQGGQPWPQWPMNQQQWMQSFQHQQDPSQVDWAALAQAWIAQKESTGPTVDQQNIHPNGQDIPGMDPVMPNNHGSFQGDTNFGRMWQPEWGMHGQPPPPPIDQAWIPPGTGPMGTGPMDVVAPSEDSNSQDSLEFSEGHHRVFPQNSHGFGGQPDNYAMTPMAINQFDYQHGAAATYGPTPTGFHPPYWQQGPPQNRRDRPPGFRDRQRSPIQILKQDAPAAALAFPGTQENRHAHTSSNDLALLSDAVKRRTLPAWIREGLEKMDREKQKKLEKERMEKQRAEMAKDEDKESDTVDEGGDGPRLPRKSKFDSDDEEGDEEEREDEDRVLTRKQELASRSPSPPLEDQSEPEMTEEEREFQLMIVTKTLLTEILLEVTNEEIQTVAKETHRKATKETSLWWLSLWWLYVF